The sequence ATCGCGCCGGCCCTCTTCGTCGCCGCGGTGAGTGAGCAGAGCACGCTCCCCTCCGACACGCTCTTCGGCCGCTGGATGCACGCCACCGGGTGGGCCGGGCCGCTGGTGGTGCTCGGGTTCGCCGGCAGTTGGGCGCTCCCGCTGCTGACCTCGCTGGTCGCCGGCGACGTCTTCGCCGCCGAGGACCGGCTCGGCACCTGGCGTCACCTGCTGGTGGCGGTCAGGTCCCACCGGCGGATCTTCGCGGCGAAGGCACTGGCCAGCCTCACCGTCATCCTGCTGCTCGTGGTCGGGCTGACCGCGTCCGGTGTGGTCGGCGGCCTCGCGGCGGTCGGCAACCACCCGCTGGTCGGTCTCGACGGCCACCTGCTGTCGCCGTCGTCCGCCGCCGGGAACGTCCTGCTCGCCTGGACCTGCGCGCTCGCCCCGACGCTGGCGCTCGCCGCGATCGGCCTGCTCGGGTCGGTCGTGCTGGGCCGGTCCCCGATGGGGCTGCTGCTGCCCGCGCTCGTCGCGCTCGCCATGCAACTGGCCCAGCTCCTGCCGCTGCCCGTCGCCGTACGCCTGGCGCTGCCCGGCTACGCGTTCATCGCCTGGAACGGCCTGTTCACCAGCCCGGCGCAAGTCGGGCCGCTGCTGATCGGCATCGCGGTCAGCCTGGTGTGGGCGGTGGCCGCGACGGTGCTGGCCTATCTGCTCTTCCTGCGGCGCGACTTCACCAACCTGACCAACGACGGCTCCGGACGCCGCGCGATCACCGCCGGGCTGCTGCCGCTGGCCGGACTGCTCGCCGTCACGGTCGCGGTCGTCGCCGTCGCGACCCCCTCGACGGGCTCCGGCATCGACCGGAACAAGCTGCAGCGGTCGGTCGCCACGGCCTTCGGGCACCTGTACCGGATGCAGACCGAGCAGCTCAACCGCCCCGCCGTCACCGAGGCGCAGTTGCGGGTCTCGGCGACGTGCGACAAGAGCGACGGCCATGTCGCCGCCAAGGGCGCGGGCAACGACTGGCGCTGCGTCGTCACCTGGCACCTCCCCGGCGTCCAGGCCCCGGGCACGGCCGTCTACCAGCTCGACGTCACCTCCGACGGGCGGTACGTGGCCGACGGCGACGGACCGAAGGAAGTGAACGGCTACTTCCTGGTGCGCTCCCCGACCGGCGACGCGCCGAACCCGCTCTGGCAGTTCGACGGCAATGTCGAGCTGCTCCACACCACCCCGAAGGGATAAAACCTGATGCAGGTAACACGCCGCCGAAGGCGTGTCGGGAAGGCGCAAGTCGTCTTTCTCGGCCGGCGCATCGGCCGCCGGACGGTACTGGTCACGGCGGGCCTCACCACGCTCGCGCTGGGCGCCACCGGCACCGCGTTCGCCCAGACGCACCAGTTCGGCACCCAGCAGGTCGGCCAGACCACCGACAAGGGCCAGGTCATCTCCAGCGACCAGTACCTCGCGCCGTACGGCGACCGCCTCGTCATCAACGACGGCAAGATCATGTCGTCCTCGGTCAGCCCGGACGGCACCCACCTCGCGGCCTCGGTCACCGA comes from Streptomyces sp. NBC_00448 and encodes:
- a CDS encoding ABC transporter permease; protein product: MTATPTTVDTAATAAADGGTAVGVRPVSVARAYRFELVKLVSQWRVRLLVLVCWIAPALFVAAVSEQSTLPSDTLFGRWMHATGWAGPLVVLGFAGSWALPLLTSLVAGDVFAAEDRLGTWRHLLVAVRSHRRIFAAKALASLTVILLLVVGLTASGVVGGLAAVGNHPLVGLDGHLLSPSSAAGNVLLAWTCALAPTLALAAIGLLGSVVLGRSPMGLLLPALVALAMQLAQLLPLPVAVRLALPGYAFIAWNGLFTSPAQVGPLLIGIAVSLVWAVAATVLAYLLFLRRDFTNLTNDGSGRRAITAGLLPLAGLLAVTVAVVAVATPSTGSGIDRNKLQRSVATAFGHLYRMQTEQLNRPAVTEAQLRVSATCDKSDGHVAAKGAGNDWRCVVTWHLPGVQAPGTAVYQLDVTSDGRYVADGDGPKEVNGYFLVRSPTGDAPNPLWQFDGNVELLHTTPKG